CCGCCATAGGGTGGGATCCGAGGGACGACGATGCCGAGAAGGACCGCCAGTTGGACGCGTGGTTCACGGTGCAGCGCGGGCACGCAGTCGCCAACGGCGTACCGGTCATTTCGGTGAACAGGGTAGGATTCGAGCCAGATCCGAGCGGCGTCGGCCCGGGGCTGCAGTTCTGGGGATCGAGCTTCGTGGCTGGGCCGCAGGGTGAGGTGCTGGCGCGCGGGGGCGCGGAGGAGGAACTCCTGCTGGTAGATCTGGACATGCGCAGAAGCGAAGACGTGCGGCGCATCTGGCCCTTCCTGCGCGACAGGCGCATCGACGCCTACCAGGAGATTTTGCGCCGGTACCGGGATTAGCAGCATCCTTAGTTATGTTGGGAAGTAAAAGGCTGCCGGAAACGCTGCGCTTATTCCGGCCTGGAAGCACAAGAAAGTACATTAAACCTTGGCGTAGCGTCCCCTCCCCTTCAAGGGGAGGGACAGGGTGGGGATGGGGTCCGGTGGAAGTGACTGAGGAGGTTTACCGCGGCGCACCGCAGGACTTCAGCTTACCGTTTTCATAGAAGGATATTGGCTGCAACTGGTCGCACGTTGTACCTTCGATGATGGCCGTTGAAGCGAGCGTGCACCCCATAAAAGCACCTGACGGATAGTACATAACGACACCTAGCTGGGCGCAGGTTATCGGTCCGATCACAAACGGATCTCCCGCCACGCAGCTTCTCAATTTACCATCGGGATTGAATTCGATATTTGAGAACTGGTTGCATTTCAAGCCGCCGACGTAGTAAAAGTCCCTGATGGCGCACGATCTCAAAGTGCCGTCAGGAAAGTAGGAGATCTCGGTTCCGGCGTTGCAGATGCTGGCATCTGCCGCCAGAGAGCTCGCGGCGGAGGCGGCGACAAGAAGTGCTGCAAGAAGAGCAAGATATCTCATACACCCTCCTTTTTCACCTCAAGTCTACCACCTAGCTGTCAGAGCCACTTCTCCCGTCATTAAATATTCCCATCATCGACCTTGCCTTAGTAGAAAATAGAGGAACCGCATTCTGCCGAGCCTTCAAGTCGAGGAGATTGTCACATTCCTCAGAAGGAGCAATCGGCTGCAAATCGTGGTAGAACTCGAGCCCGCCTGGTAACTCAAGAGTGATTTTCGTATGAGGAAGAGTGCTTTCTTCCTTGCCTGGGGTCCCAGCTGTATGCGCCTTTGTCTTGTCCATAGGAAGTCTCTTCTCTTCACTGTAGCCGTTGAAGAAAAGCGGGGTGGAGCTAGCTCCACCCCGCGTTGGTTATCGACTCTTCAACTATTAGCCGAACAGTCTCAGAACCGACTGCGCCGCCTGAGACGACAGGCTAAGAGCAGTTGTGCTCAGCGACTGACGAGTCTGCAGCATCAGCATGTTGGCGCCTTCCTCGTTCATGTCCGCCAGCGTCAGGTTATCGGCACCGGTCTGGAGGGTGTTGATCATGGTATTCGTGAACTCCTGGCGCGTGGTGATTACCGTGAGGCTCGAGGCTAGAGACGACGACTGGCTCCTCAGGATGTCTTGAGCGGCGTCGAGAGCATCCGCCGAGGTTTTGATGTTTGCGTTTGTTGCCCAGTCTGTGCCATTGGTGGCGTCGGCAGCTTTCGACGCCTTAGCTATGTCGAGTTCCCCTGCTGGAGTAGCAGTGGAATCAGTGGTCGCGACAAACCCATTGATAACCAAAGTAGCATCGCCGCTGTACTGGCTGAACTCGACTGTCAAGATGTCGCCACCAAGCAAATTTGTTCCTTTATATCCAGAGTCCTCTGCAATGGTGTCTATTTGATCGAGCAGGGCGTCGAACTGTTCCGAGTAGTCTTTTCGTGCTGTAACATCGGTATTGCCGTAGGCTGAACTGACAAGACCTTTGGCAGCCTGAATAAGAGCAGTGATCGCCTTGATGCCGGCGTCCGCTGCCTTCACCGTCTGGATACCTTCCGACATACCGTCCTTTCTGTCGGA
The DNA window shown above is from Geomonas sp. RF6 and carries:
- a CDS encoding flagellin N-terminal helical domain-containing protein is translated as MAISDISLTTGMRSNLLALQSTTAAMNQTQNRLSTGKKVNSALDNPTNFFSAQSHLQRASDLSDRKDGMSEGIQTVKAADAGIKAITALIQAAKGLVSSAYGNTDVTARKDYSEQFDALLDQIDTIAEDSGYKGTNLLGGDILTVEFSQYSGDATLVINGFVATTDSTATPAGELDIAKASKAADATNGTDWATNANIKTSADALDAAQDILRSQSSSLASSLTVITTRQEFTNTMINTLQTGADNLTLADMNEEGANMLMLQTRQSLSTTALSLSSQAAQSVLRLFG